In Halobacillus amylolyticus, the following proteins share a genomic window:
- a CDS encoding LCP family protein: MTAKRSVRRRKRRLRKKRLFVAALLLIFITTLGYSGYQYMMGKQESLGKVSGEDGEVQLEEISSKYKEEFKGVDNHDGKTNVLLLGVDQRGSETPRSDTIMIAQYDPENESAKLVSIMRDTYVNIPGHGYNKINAAFAFGGPELLRQTIAENFGVETEYYAIIDFTGFTHIVNTLAPNGLKVDVEKDMKYNGGEDTNINLEAGTQRLNGDELLGYARYRSDARGDFARVERQQKVIKLLKDELLSFSGVLKAPRLIGTIQPYVDTNMGSGKILTLGKDFILNPPKDIETLSIPTDDNVQNLRKPYPIGLVLAHNEQETAQTIQEFLE; encoded by the coding sequence ATGACAGCTAAGCGCTCCGTGCGTAGACGAAAGAGACGTTTACGTAAAAAGAGGCTGTTCGTAGCTGCGTTATTGCTTATTTTTATTACTACCCTGGGTTATTCAGGTTATCAATATATGATGGGTAAACAAGAGTCCCTGGGAAAGGTATCCGGGGAAGATGGTGAAGTTCAACTCGAAGAAATCTCAAGTAAATATAAAGAGGAATTTAAAGGTGTCGACAATCACGATGGAAAAACAAATGTTTTGCTATTAGGTGTTGATCAACGCGGCAGTGAAACCCCCCGCTCAGACACAATTATGATCGCACAATATGACCCTGAGAATGAAAGTGCGAAACTCGTCTCGATTATGAGAGATACTTACGTTAATATTCCAGGTCATGGATACAACAAGATTAATGCTGCATTCGCCTTTGGCGGACCTGAACTATTACGGCAAACGATCGCTGAGAATTTCGGTGTTGAAACAGAATATTATGCCATCATTGACTTTACTGGTTTTACACATATTGTGAATACGTTAGCTCCAAATGGTTTAAAGGTTGACGTAGAGAAAGACATGAAATATAACGGTGGAGAAGATACGAACATCAACTTAGAGGCAGGCACACAAAGGCTAAACGGTGATGAACTTCTTGGCTATGCGAGGTACCGTAGTGATGCAAGAGGTGATTTTGCTCGTGTAGAAAGACAACAAAAGGTTATTAAACTATTAAAAGATGAACTTCTGTCGTTTAGTGGTGTGTTGAAAGCACCTCGTTTAATTGGAACGATTCAGCCTTATGTTGATACGAATATGGGAAGCGGTAAAATCTTAACTCTTGGAAAAGATTTTATCTTAAATCCTCCAAAAGATATTGAGACGCTAAGTATTCCTACAGACGATAATGTACAGAATCTGCGTAAACCCTATCCTATTGGGCTGGTGTTAGCGCACAACGAGCAGGAAACCGCACAAACGATTCAGGAATTCCTGGAATAG
- a CDS encoding beta-ketoacyl-ACP synthase III, with product MNAGIIGTGHYVPEKVLTNQDLEKIVDTSDEWIRTRTGIEERRIASDDMDTSDMAFHAAENALEDAGVKAEELDMIVVATVTPDQPFPSVSNMLQHRLGAKKAASMDVGAACAGFMYGLITAKQFIENGAYKNILVVGVEKLSKITNWEDRNTCVLFGDAAGAAIVAPVSDGKGILSFELGSDGSGGPHLYQDKEDDFLYMNGREVFKFAVRQMPESSVNVIKKIGLNEQDVDYLIPHQANIRIMEAARQRLGVPEEKMATSVKRYGNTSSASIPLALSEDVKAGKIKENDLVVLVGFGGGLTWGAVALKWGK from the coding sequence ATGAATGCTGGAATCATCGGAACGGGTCATTACGTACCAGAAAAGGTACTGACAAACCAGGATTTAGAGAAAATTGTCGATACGAGTGATGAGTGGATTCGCACGCGTACGGGAATTGAGGAGAGAAGAATTGCCTCTGATGATATGGACACATCTGATATGGCTTTCCACGCAGCTGAGAATGCGCTTGAGGATGCAGGTGTTAAAGCAGAGGAATTGGACATGATTGTAGTAGCTACGGTTACACCTGATCAACCTTTTCCATCCGTATCTAACATGCTGCAGCATCGCCTAGGTGCAAAGAAAGCAGCATCCATGGATGTAGGTGCTGCTTGTGCTGGTTTTATGTATGGTCTCATTACGGCAAAACAGTTTATTGAAAATGGCGCCTATAAGAACATTCTCGTTGTAGGTGTTGAAAAGCTTTCTAAAATTACTAATTGGGAAGACCGTAACACGTGCGTCCTTTTTGGTGATGCAGCTGGTGCCGCGATAGTAGCACCAGTAAGTGATGGAAAAGGAATTCTATCTTTTGAGTTAGGCTCTGACGGTAGTGGCGGACCTCATTTGTACCAAGATAAAGAAGATGACTTCCTCTATATGAATGGGAGAGAAGTTTTCAAATTTGCAGTTAGACAGATGCCTGAGTCGTCTGTGAATGTCATTAAGAAAATAGGGCTAAATGAGCAAGATGTGGATTATTTGATCCCTCATCAAGCGAATATTCGTATTATGGAAGCAGCGAGACAAAGACTTGGTGTTCCAGAAGAGAAAATGGCTACATCTGTGAAGAGGTATGGAAATACATCTTCCGCTTCGATTCCACTTGCTTTGTCAGAAGACGTAAAAGCAGGTAAAATAAAAGAAAATGATCTTGTCGTACTTGTAGGATTTGGTGGCGGACTTACTTGGGGCGCCGTTGCACTCAAGTGGGGTAAGTAA
- a CDS encoding DUF3603 family protein, whose protein sequence is MLYMHDLWVNWFEGEENGYNVCRFHEWRKEDGIEIVDQIPLLLIEDQLFECIQNDLQDLPMSLLQDVQKRTYMKKNQERHTIEYAAVVTNGQDVLVFDTLGYTLPVKKSRLIPRQERLVFEMVHGKKPASYRMEEPVTKEYHILSLEPEKMAGLTRRERQLKQLLMMALDQLKHSDYPEEVRYWLTEWNPAEYRFIKELTNEEAWERLYYGAAHGWSIHHEELCGKLIKGQPFFETIWEGENQKAAKHIKSQN, encoded by the coding sequence ATGTTATATATGCACGATTTATGGGTTAACTGGTTTGAAGGAGAAGAGAATGGCTACAATGTTTGCAGGTTTCACGAGTGGCGGAAAGAGGATGGAATAGAGATCGTTGATCAAATTCCATTATTACTTATTGAAGATCAGCTTTTTGAATGTATTCAAAATGATTTACAGGATTTACCGATGTCATTACTGCAAGATGTACAAAAAAGAACTTATATGAAGAAAAATCAAGAACGACATACGATTGAATACGCCGCTGTCGTGACTAACGGACAGGATGTACTTGTGTTTGATACACTAGGTTACACGTTACCTGTTAAAAAAAGCAGATTGATTCCACGCCAGGAACGACTTGTATTTGAAATGGTTCATGGTAAAAAACCAGCTTCCTATAGAATGGAAGAACCAGTGACTAAAGAATACCATATTCTTTCATTAGAACCAGAAAAAATGGCAGGGTTAACAAGAAGAGAGAGACAATTGAAACAGCTGTTAATGATGGCACTTGATCAGTTGAAACATTCGGATTATCCGGAGGAAGTTCGTTATTGGCTAACAGAATGGAACCCCGCTGAATACCGTTTTATAAAAGAATTAACGAATGAAGAAGCATGGGAGCGTCTGTACTATGGTGCAGCTCATGGCTGGAGTATACACCATGAAGAATTATGTGGAAAACTTATTAAAGGGCAGCCTTTTTTCGAAACTATTTGGGAAGGGGAAAACCAAAAGGCAGCCAAACATATTAAAAGCCAGAATTGA
- the fabF gene encoding beta-ketoacyl-ACP synthase II, producing MDKRRVVITGMGAVTPVGNTVDEMWKNIKAGKSGVGEITKVNKEDYPVSVAAELKDFDPSLYIDRKDVRRMDPFVQYAMAASLMAVEDAGLEINEENAPRTGVWIGSGIGGMGTYESQFETFQKKGYRRVSPFFIPMMIPDMAAGQVSISLGAKGINSCTVTACASGANSIGDAFRVLERGDADVMIAGGTEAPMNKMSFAGFAAARALSLNENPNTASRPFDQNRDGFVMGEGAGILVMETLESAKQRGAKIYGELTGYGSTGDAHHITSPAPEGEGASRAMNQALGDAGVEPEQVDYVNAHGTSTDLNDKFETIAAKSVFKDHAYNLAISSTKSMTGHLLGAAGAIEAIISLKAINEGIMPPTINYETPDPECDLDYVPNEAREKVLNIVMSNSLGFGGHNASLIFQKFND from the coding sequence ATGGATAAACGTCGTGTCGTCATTACCGGCATGGGAGCAGTCACTCCAGTAGGTAATACAGTCGATGAAATGTGGAAAAATATTAAAGCAGGAAAATCAGGAGTTGGTGAAATTACGAAAGTGAACAAAGAGGATTATCCTGTCAGTGTAGCAGCTGAATTAAAGGATTTTGACCCTTCTTTGTATATTGATCGTAAAGATGTGCGCCGTATGGATCCTTTTGTTCAATACGCAATGGCAGCTTCCCTTATGGCCGTAGAGGATGCGGGCTTAGAAATCAATGAAGAGAATGCCCCAAGAACAGGGGTGTGGATTGGATCTGGAATTGGCGGCATGGGAACATATGAGTCTCAATTTGAAACCTTTCAGAAGAAAGGCTATCGTCGTGTCAGTCCATTCTTTATCCCGATGATGATTCCAGATATGGCAGCCGGACAGGTTTCCATTTCTTTAGGAGCCAAAGGGATTAACTCCTGTACGGTCACAGCTTGTGCTTCAGGGGCAAACTCCATTGGAGATGCATTCAGAGTGCTTGAGCGTGGAGATGCCGATGTTATGATTGCAGGTGGGACAGAAGCCCCTATGAATAAAATGTCATTTGCTGGGTTTGCTGCAGCACGAGCACTTTCATTAAATGAAAACCCAAATACAGCGAGTCGCCCGTTTGACCAGAATAGAGATGGCTTCGTAATGGGTGAAGGAGCAGGCATCCTTGTCATGGAGACACTTGAATCAGCTAAACAACGTGGAGCAAAAATATACGGTGAGTTGACAGGTTATGGTTCAACTGGGGATGCCCATCATATTACTTCACCTGCACCAGAAGGAGAAGGCGCTTCTCGTGCAATGAATCAAGCACTGGGCGATGCTGGCGTTGAGCCTGAACAAGTCGATTATGTAAATGCGCATGGTACATCTACAGATCTCAATGATAAGTTTGAGACCATTGCTGCCAAGTCTGTATTTAAGGACCATGCATACAATTTGGCGATTTCATCAACAAAATCAATGACAGGACACTTGTTAGGGGCTGCAGGTGCGATCGAAGCAATTATCTCATTAAAAGCAATAAATGAAGGAATTATGCCGCCAACAATCAATTATGAGACCCCTGATCCTGAGTGTGACTTGGATTATGTACCAAATGAAGCGAGAGAAAAGGTGTTAAACATCGTGATGAGTAATTCTCTAGGCTTTGGTGGTCATAATGCGTCTCTAATTTTTCAAAAGTTTAATGATTAA